Proteins encoded within one genomic window of Rhododendron vialii isolate Sample 1 chromosome 1a, ASM3025357v1:
- the LOC131306897 gene encoding uncharacterized protein LOC131306897, producing MARVLSQTLTRLSSTSPKFPNPTTLSYSYSPPSPLSPRILTQRNRSNQSGKAQLLEVDLDSSSSSSSDGASAGGEVEVMGVRRLEDVIHGIIVRRSAPDWLPFVPGSSYWVPPRRRAPGIVEFVGKLTNPLSDEENMSFATERGWPSTAYFIDGAAAHPVPLELQVKVEVKVEDNTDNESQSEDAEG from the exons aTGGCGCGAGTCCTCTCACAAACCCTAACACGACTATCCTCCACCTCTCCAAAATTCCCAAACCCAACCACCCTCTCCTATAGCTATAGCCCACCTTCTCCCCTCTCGCCTCGGATTCTGACCCAGCGCAACCGCTCCAACCAGTCCGGCAAGGCCCAGCTCCTTGAGGTCGATCTcgactcctcctcctcctcgtcctccgACGGCGCCTCCGCCGGAGGAGAGGTCGAGGTCATGGGCGTTCGAAGGCTCGAGGACGTCATCCACGGCATCATCGTCCGTCGATCGGCTCCCGATTGGCTCCCCTTCGTCCCCGGGTCGTCCTACTGGGTCCCGCCCCGACGCCGGGCTCCCGGGATCGTCGAATTCGTCGGGAAGCTGACGAATCCGCTGTCCGATGAGGAGAACATGTCGTTTGCGACCGAGCGCGGGTGGCCCTCCACCGCCTACTTTATTGACG GTGCTGCCGCACATCCTGTCCCACTGGAGCTGCAGGTGAAGGTGGAGGTGAAGGTGGAGGACAACACAGACAATGAATCTCAATCCGAGGATGCGGAGGGTTGA